In Actinomycetota bacterium, one DNA window encodes the following:
- a CDS encoding trypsin-like peptidase domain-containing protein: MPLRKVDDVESNRSPAGEPDRDQPAEPDEQEALDQPGDEAEAPAASVDTDRGWETPGDADRDWDGGDGGSWGSSGESTVWDPRTGTWQRESELTVAGAGRSPHAPAPSGGLRSGLIGGVVGATLAALAVFGLMQFLGRPGPAGVEFRQAPSIAASNDTGASIIKIADGSRPSVVNINTVARQRGVFGSRQSQGTGSGVIIRTDGHIITNAHVVEGAERVEVTLASGRSLEARVVGVDPDTDVAVIKVEGRELPAITIGDAEQLRVGELAVAIGSPLGLEQSVTAGIISALGRTTEGPSGRPLVDMIQTDAAVTQGNSGGALLNSQGALIGINSSIAASPQVGAEGIAFAIPVYVAKRVADEIITSGRATHPWLGISGSSADREVAKQFGIEEGAVIQEVVQSGPAAQSGIRQGDIVVRFQGKSVKSMDALRVAINKGRVGDKVSIELVRDGKKQSVEATLGDRPRDQ, translated from the coding sequence ATGCCACTTCGAAAGGTCGATGACGTGGAGAGCAATCGCAGCCCCGCCGGTGAGCCGGACCGGGATCAACCCGCGGAACCAGACGAGCAGGAGGCACTGGATCAGCCGGGAGACGAAGCTGAGGCTCCGGCTGCGTCCGTCGACACCGACCGGGGCTGGGAGACCCCAGGGGATGCCGACCGCGACTGGGACGGCGGCGACGGTGGCAGCTGGGGCAGTTCCGGTGAGTCGACCGTGTGGGACCCCCGCACGGGCACATGGCAGCGCGAGTCCGAACTGACGGTGGCCGGCGCGGGGCGCTCGCCCCACGCCCCGGCCCCCTCCGGAGGACTTCGTTCGGGGCTCATTGGAGGAGTCGTAGGCGCGACTCTCGCCGCGCTGGCCGTCTTCGGGCTGATGCAGTTCCTGGGCCGCCCCGGTCCGGCGGGAGTCGAGTTCCGGCAGGCGCCCTCGATAGCCGCGAGCAATGACACGGGGGCGTCCATCATCAAGATCGCCGACGGGTCCCGGCCATCGGTGGTGAACATCAACACCGTCGCCCGGCAGCGGGGTGTGTTCGGGTCCCGCCAGTCGCAGGGGACGGGTTCCGGGGTCATCATCAGGACCGACGGCCACATCATCACCAACGCTCACGTGGTGGAGGGCGCCGAGCGCGTCGAGGTGACACTTGCGTCGGGGCGCAGCCTGGAGGCGCGCGTCGTCGGGGTGGATCCGGACACCGACGTGGCCGTCATAAAGGTCGAGGGCCGCGAACTGCCGGCGATTACGATCGGCGACGCCGAGCAGCTTCGGGTGGGCGAGCTGGCGGTCGCGATCGGGTCGCCGCTGGGGCTGGAGCAGTCCGTGACGGCCGGGATCATCTCGGCTCTCGGACGCACCACAGAGGGTCCGAGCGGCCGTCCCCTGGTCGACATGATCCAGACGGATGCCGCGGTCACCCAAGGCAACAGCGGCGGGGCGCTGTTGAACTCACAGGGAGCGCTCATCGGCATCAACAGCTCGATCGCCGCCAGCCCGCAGGTGGGGGCCGAAGGCATCGCGTTCGCGATACCGGTCTACGTCGCAAAGCGCGTTGCCGACGAGATCATCACGTCTGGACGCGCGACGCACCCGTGGCTCGGCATCTCCGGCAGCAGCGCCGACCGCGAGGTCGCCAAGCAGTTCGGCATCGAGGAGGGCGCCGTCATCCAAGAGGTCGTCCAGAGCGGACCGGCCGCCCAGTCGGGGATCCGGCAGGGGGACATCGTGGTGCGGTTCCAGGGCAAGTCCGTCAAGAGCATGGACGCGCTGCGTGTGGCGATCAACAAGGGCCGGGTCGGGGACAAGGTGTCGATCGAGCTCGTCCGGGACGGAAAAAAGCAATCCGTTGAGGCGACTCTCGGCGACCGGCCCCGGGACCAGTAG
- a CDS encoding response regulator transcription factor — translation MGEQKGRRSVLVVQHQRLVREAFVSLLTGLRDFDVREAATEDEGVRMSRELQPDIVLIDTGVAGSRQHLFISRIKRALPPDGRVLVIAEDADQANLESALAAGASAYTSKDICFEELRHTLRLLTEPEAEDAQLRQTGNPARTASAIRS, via the coding sequence GTGGGGGAGCAGAAGGGGCGCAGGAGCGTCCTCGTCGTCCAGCACCAGCGCCTCGTGCGCGAGGCCTTCGTCTCGCTGCTCACAGGGCTTCGAGATTTCGACGTCCGTGAGGCCGCGACGGAGGACGAGGGGGTCCGGATGTCGCGGGAGCTGCAGCCGGACATCGTCCTGATCGACACGGGCGTAGCCGGTTCCCGTCAGCACCTGTTCATTTCGCGGATCAAGCGCGCTCTGCCGCCGGACGGACGTGTGCTCGTAATCGCTGAAGACGCGGACCAGGCAAACCTCGAGTCGGCATTGGCAGCGGGAGCCAGCGCTTACACGTCCAAGGACATCTGCTTTGAAGAGCTGCGCCACACCCTGCGTCTGCTCACTGAGCCGGAGGCGGAGGACGCGCAGCTGCGTCAGACGGGCAACCCGGCACGCACCGCGTCCGCCATCCGCTCCTAG
- a CDS encoding RNA polymerase sigma factor gives MSRRKGPEERPAVTIPSPEADQLVQQAKAGDSDAFAALFRATLSIVFNFLYGRSKDRALAEDLASETFLKAMKAIGGFEGTSRDFLSWVLRIGRNQFLDHVKSGRVRWESVVEEMPASVAASNPEREALGRIEGEQLRRALKQLTPEQQEVLSLRFLQDLPIADVAAIVGREQGAVKAMQFRALRSLAKVLAAEGAAEEWDT, from the coding sequence ATGAGCAGACGCAAGGGCCCGGAGGAGCGGCCCGCGGTCACGATCCCCTCCCCGGAAGCGGACCAGCTGGTCCAGCAGGCGAAGGCGGGTGACTCGGACGCGTTCGCCGCCCTGTTCCGGGCGACCCTGTCGATCGTGTTCAATTTCCTGTACGGCCGGTCCAAAGACCGCGCTCTCGCCGAGGACCTCGCCTCCGAGACGTTCCTCAAGGCCATGAAGGCGATCGGAGGGTTCGAGGGAACGTCGCGCGACTTTCTCTCATGGGTCCTCCGGATCGGGCGAAACCAGTTCCTGGACCACGTGAAGTCCGGAAGGGTCCGCTGGGAGTCGGTTGTCGAGGAGATGCCGGCTTCGGTCGCGGCGTCAAACCCGGAGCGCGAGGCTCTCGGACGGATCGAGGGCGAGCAGCTGCGGCGGGCGCTCAAGCAGCTGACTCCGGAGCAGCAGGAAGTCCTGTCGCTGCGCTTTCTTCAAGACCTTCCGATCGCCGACGTTGCGGCGATCGTGGGACGAGAGCAGGGAGCTGTGAAAGCGATGCAGTTCAGAGCCCTTCGTTCTCTGGCCAAGGTGCTGGCTGCCGAGGGTGCCGCGGAGGAGTGGGACACGTGA
- a CDS encoding antibiotic biosynthesis monooxygenase family protein, translating to MPTALWLERLPVHPARVVELEGLLGEMVAEMRSAAGCLWTDASAAMDDVPSYLVLSEWRSSSDLEAWLGGAGCRELGLRREPWLRDSVSGRRFSGGA from the coding sequence GTGCCGACCGCGCTGTGGCTCGAGCGCCTGCCCGTGCACCCGGCGCGGGTCGTGGAACTCGAGGGTCTGCTTGGCGAGATGGTGGCGGAGATGAGGTCCGCCGCCGGCTGCCTGTGGACCGATGCCTCAGCCGCCATGGACGACGTGCCCAGCTACCTGGTCCTGAGCGAGTGGAGGTCGAGCAGCGACCTGGAGGCGTGGCTCGGGGGTGCGGGCTGCCGGGAGCTGGGCCTACGCCGCGAACCGTGGCTGCGAGACTCGGTGTCGGGGCGCAGGTTTTCGGGTGGGGCGTGA
- a CDS encoding response regulator transcription factor, which translates to MSERVRILVVHPGAFLREALVDALERMDGLEVAGQTASLDDACAKAERTRPDVALVDADLLEDQTPELLGHLKRDCGCGHVLLVADRVSQVQAERALSAGADGFTLKGISLAELADSIRRVAAGEVLLHPAVASVLVQSLSAFARGERHAGPVLTPRQQEIIRLLAMGLPNKQIARRLGIGVETVKTHISKVLAKLGVGSRTEAVIVAMREGVLAAPGAPGQFASITQRPYVDPQVRQAN; encoded by the coding sequence ATGAGTGAGCGGGTCCGAATCCTTGTTGTTCACCCAGGTGCGTTTCTGCGTGAAGCCCTGGTTGACGCCCTGGAGCGAATGGACGGCCTCGAGGTCGCAGGCCAAACCGCTTCCCTCGATGACGCCTGCGCGAAGGCGGAGCGGACACGACCGGACGTAGCCCTCGTGGATGCCGACCTTCTCGAGGACCAGACTCCCGAGCTTTTGGGCCACCTGAAGCGGGACTGCGGGTGCGGACACGTACTGCTCGTAGCGGACCGCGTTTCGCAGGTCCAGGCCGAGCGGGCGCTGTCCGCGGGAGCCGACGGGTTCACCCTGAAGGGAATCTCACTGGCCGAGCTGGCCGACTCGATTCGGCGCGTCGCGGCGGGCGAGGTCCTGCTGCATCCGGCCGTTGCTTCGGTGCTCGTCCAGAGTCTGTCGGCCTTTGCGCGCGGCGAGCGGCACGCCGGTCCGGTCCTGACGCCCAGACAGCAGGAAATCATCAGGCTTTTGGCCATGGGGCTGCCCAACAAGCAGATCGCCCGGAGGCTCGGCATCGGCGTGGAAACGGTCAAGACGCACATATCGAAGGTCCTGGCCAAGCTGGGCGTCGGCAGCAGGACGGAAGCGGTCATCGTCGCGATGAGGGAGGGCGTGCTGGCGGCTCCCGGGGCACCGGGACAGTTCGCGTCGATCACGCAGCGACCGTACGTCGATCCGCAGGTTCGCCAGGCGAACTAG